DNA from Candidatus Aenigmatarchaeota archaeon:
TTTCTTTTATTGGAAACTTCAGAGACAATGGCATCCCTTGGTGCCCCCCTTATTTTTCCAAACCTATCCATAACCTTGAAAGGAATAAGATGCTGCCAAGTCCTAGAAAAAGAATAGCCAATCCTTGAGAAGAAAGCTAAGAGATAGCCCATCCATATGAATATTTTTCTTTTTCCTGTTTTATCTGAAAGATATCCGGAGATAGCTTGTGATATTGAGACAAGGGCCTCACCAAGCCCATCTATAAGACCCAACACAGCCATTTTTGCCCCCAATACTTCAGTGACAAACAATGGCCATATAGGATAGATTATATCTGAACCCAGATCATTTAGAAAAGATGCTAAAGAAAACACTCTAACAACTTTTCCAGAATCTTTTTTTCCCATAAGAACATTTTAGAATTTTAAGAAATTAACATTGAGCCCCAGAACCTGTTGAACCTTGACCTGAACTGTAGGTCTCGGCAAATGCTATATTCGCCTGCTCTGAACTCAACTTTGTATCACATTCACTTGTCTTTGTCTTCATACTGCAACATATAAGGGTTTTTACGGCTTCTGCTGATCTGCCACCAAAGTTATATTCACTTACCCTTTCCCCATTGAGTATCAATGTTGGTGAACCTGTGACTGAATATTTGTTTGCCAGATCAAAATCAACTTTCGCATATTTCAATCCTTTGTTCGGGTCTTTAATACAGTCCTCAAGTTTCTTTTTATCTAATTTAACCTCATCAGAGCAAATCTCTGATCTCCCCTGGGCTTTCATGAAACATGATATATAATTCCAATATTTGTCTGATTGCTCCTCTCTTATACAAATCTGCTTCAAGTTTTCCTGGGCTTCCTGATCCCCATGCATTGCTGTTACTTTTCCATTTTCAATTGAACCTATGTATCTAATCTTGATGTCTGCAACTTTTCCTAATAACTCGTGAACTGGTACGAGTACTCTTTGCATTTGTAAACCATATGGACAATAAGATACAACAAAGGCTTCAAGTTGAGGTTTGTCAACCTTTTTCAACCTCTCACATGCTTGCTCGGATTCCTTTCTTTTTGCTTCCTCGGATATATCGCATGCCTTCTTATTGCCTAACGCCTCACAGACACTTCCATAAAAGCCACTCTCTGTTGACACATCAACAATTTCCACAGACTTGCCTTCAAAAATCAATCCAATAGGAACTCTTGCCCAACTTGCCTCATAAGGCGTGACTGAGTAGCCTAATTCAGACGACCATTTTTCTATGTTTGTTGTATCACAATTGGATGGTGGGCACATATAAACAAGTCCTGATAAAGACATCTTTCCTTTCCCAAAACCACCCCTGAAGTTGAAAAACAAACTCACGGCCAGTAAAATTCCAAGGACCATTATCCAAAACTTTTGACTCTTTAGATTCAAAGGAGGAATCCTTATAGTAACAACCTTTTTATCTGACTTTAACTTTTCCTTCTTTTTTTCCTGCCTTTTTGCCATTAAACCACAGTTGCTATAATTATCAGGTAAATTATATTTAAATTGTTTTATTTTTTAACTTCAATAGCCGCATTTTATCTACCAAATATCAACAATCCTTGCGACTTCCCTGCTTTTTTTTATAACTACAGTCTCCCCTTTATCCAAAAGAAAAACCTTTGGATCATTATCAGATGTGAATACGGCATCCCCTCTGTTAACTCTCACTTTTATTGTTGAATCTTCTGATGACACAATACTCTTCTTTGGTTTTGTTGGGTTGTTGAAAGCAACACCAATTCCCTTTTCAAAACTTTCCCTGCAAATTGATCTATAATAACCTGTGGAACCAAAGGGTGTTGATACTACAACACCATCTCCTATTATTTCTTCTGTTCTCTCATCATTTATCCAAACAAAAAATCTTAGAGCCGTGGTTGCATATCTATTTCTAATAGAAAATTCATTCACGCAAATAATCCTCTTCCTCTTTATTCTTGTCTCCAGTTTTATGTTTTCTATGATATTGTATGCCCCTTCTGAAATTTTTTTAAGTGAACTATCAAGTTCTGAAGTCTCACATTTGTTGCATATACTTTTGTATTTTATTATTAGTTTAGGGATACCGGGCCAATTCCTTTCTGAAATGAGGTATGTGCCATCCCCACCAATGCTTAAAACAATATCAGGTTTTTTTTCCGTGAGGTCCAAACCATATTGGCCTAAAAGTTTGTCAAAATCCACATCTAATTTTGTCTTGGAAAAAATTGCAACTTTCATCAACCACCACTTTTCATGGATTTCTTCACTCTATCTTGAGCTATCTTCAGTGCAGAATTTCTTGGTGGTTCTCTGTTTTCCTTGGATTTATTGAGGACGAGTTGGGTATTTTTCCTGATTTTTTCCCTGACAACCCGGAACATCTTCTTTTCATTCCCTCCTATATACTCAACATAACTTGATATAACACCACCGGCATTTGCGACAAAATCCGGTACTATTAGAACACCATTCTTGTGGAACCACTCTTCTGTTTCCGGAGGTATTGGAATGTTTGCAGCCTCTACAATCAACTTTGCCTTGACCTTTAACCTATTATCTTCGGTAATCACATTGGGTCTTGCACCTGGTATAAGAACATCCACTGGCAATTCAAAGAGTTTTTGTGGTTCCATAACCTTTCCATCTTTGTAATTTATAACACTTCCAGTTTCTTCCTTGATTTTTATCAATCTTTCAACATCAATCCCATCCTTATTATATATAAGTCCTTTTGAGTCTGAAACAGCTACTATCCTTGCTCCTTTGTCAGATAGGAATTTAGAGGTAAAAACACCAACATTACCGAAACCTTCTATGGCAACATTCACATTAATATCCCAACCTAAAAATTTTATTGCAATTTCTGTTGCTTCTGCTACTCCAAAACCCGTTGAACCCAATTCATGAGGTAGGCCACCCATTTCCTTTGGTTTTCCAGTGCAAGCCTTTTTATTTCCGATTTCATTAGCAAATATTCCCATTTCCTTTTCTGTAGTGTTCATATCAGGGCCTGCCACATATTCTTTTGGGACAACTGATCTAATGGCTTTTGCAAAGGCCCTTATAATAACCTCTTTGTCTGTTTTCCCGTCCCAAATTATACCAGATTTTGCTCCACCAAAAGGGAGCTCTGCAAGTGAATTCTTCCATGTCATTGCCCTTGCAAGGTTGAATACTTCTTCAACTGTGATATCATGAACCATCCTTATCCCACCTTTACCAGGCCCAAGGGCTGTGTTGTCTATGACAGTAAATCCTCTCATCCCAGTTTTTGGATCATAAACTGACAAGATTTTTTCAGGACCCCATTCGTCATACTTTATTTCCAATACCATTTAAATCACCCCATGTCCCCAGTCAGCAGATATTTGGGACTCAACACCCTTTATGTAGTTGTATGCCTGAAGGGCTGCTATTGCACCTTGCCCAGTTGCAACCACTATCTGTTTGAATGGGTTGTTTGTCACATCTCCTGCTGCAAATATACCAGGCCTAATCTTATTTGAGTTTGGATAAAATGTCTGACACCTTTCATTAACAACAATATGTTTGTTTTCATCAAGTTTGACCAAATCCTTTATAAAATCTGTTTTTACTTCTGATCCGATTTCTATAAATGCTCCTGCTACCTCTAGTTCCTTCTTTTCACCTGTTTTCGTGTCCTCTATTATTACAGATTTTAATAGGTTATCTCCCCTGAATTCCTTGACTACTGAGTTTAGTACGAATTCTACATTTTTTCTTTCTTTGACTTTTTCTACCATTGTTTCAAAGCCCCTAAATTCATCCCTTCTGTGGATCAGGTAAACCTTTTTTGCAATATCACTCATAACAAGAGCAGCATCAAGAGCGGAATTTCCACCCCCAATAACACATACATTCTCATCCCTGAATAATGGCCCATCACAATTTACACAGAATGAAACACCTTTGTTTTCAAACTGATCTTCACCTGGGACACCGAGACGCCTTGGTGATTTTCCAAAAGCAAGTATAACAGCCTTTCCTTTGTATTCGCTTTCTTCGGTTTTCAGATAGAATATCCCATCCTCTTCCCTTATTTCTC
Protein-coding regions in this window:
- a CDS encoding Glu/Leu/Phe/Val dehydrogenase, translating into MVLEIKYDEWGPEKILSVYDPKTGMRGFTVIDNTALGPGKGGIRMVHDITVEEVFNLARAMTWKNSLAELPFGGAKSGIIWDGKTDKEVIIRAFAKAIRSVVPKEYVAGPDMNTTEKEMGIFANEIGNKKACTGKPKEMGGLPHELGSTGFGVAEATEIAIKFLGWDINVNVAIEGFGNVGVFTSKFLSDKGARIVAVSDSKGLIYNKDGIDVERLIKIKEETGSVINYKDGKVMEPQKLFELPVDVLIPGARPNVITEDNRLKVKAKLIVEAANIPIPPETEEWFHKNGVLIVPDFVANAGGVISSYVEYIGGNEKKMFRVVREKIRKNTQLVLNKSKENREPPRNSALKIAQDRVKKSMKSGG
- the trxB gene encoding thioredoxin-disulfide reductase produces the protein MYDLVIVGGGPAGLTAGIYATRRSLKTLIITEEFGGAVTGVPKIENYPGFKEIDGSTLMKKMEEQAKSCGVEFANSESVREIREEDGIFYLKTEESEYKGKAVILAFGKSPRRLGVPGEDQFENKGVSFCVNCDGPLFRDENVCVIGGGNSALDAALVMSDIAKKVYLIHRRDEFRGFETMVEKVKERKNVEFVLNSVVKEFRGDNLLKSVIIEDTKTGEKKELEVAGAFIEIGSEVKTDFIKDLVKLDENKHIVVNERCQTFYPNSNKIRPGIFAAGDVTNNPFKQIVVATGQGAIAALQAYNYIKGVESQISADWGHGVI